The Neosynechococcus sphagnicola sy1 genome has a window encoding:
- a CDS encoding helix-turn-helix domain-containing protein produces MRPYSEDLRRKIVERYIDGKTSQRKLAEQFHVAYSFVRKLTKQYRETGTIRPKQRTEQTPSKLSAEHLAVLSGLVETNNDATLSELCDLLDEAVGVRVSITTMFRMLQKLNLTLKKTLHPREKELSEFNKAI; encoded by the coding sequence GTGCGCCCATATTCTGAAGACTTGCGGAGAAAAATAGTTGAGAGATACATAGACGGGAAGACCTCTCAACGCAAGCTAGCCGAACAGTTTCATGTAGCATACAGCTTTGTACGCAAACTAACGAAGCAATATCGAGAGACCGGGACTATCCGTCCGAAGCAGCGAACAGAACAAACCCCCAGCAAACTCAGTGCTGAGCATCTGGCTGTGTTGAGTGGCTTAGTTGAGACAAATAATGATGCCACCTTGAGCGAACTGTGTGATCTGTTAGACGAAGCAGTTGGGGTTCGAGTCAGCATAACGACAATGTTTCGGATGCTTCAGAAGCTGAACTTGACCCTTAAAAAAACGCTGCATCCCCGTGAGAAAGAACTGAGCGAGTTCAACAAAGCGATTTGA